From the Chthoniobacterales bacterium genome, one window contains:
- the fabG gene encoding 3-oxoacyl-[acyl-carrier-protein] reductase translates to MRFENQVAVVTGAGRGIGHAIAVRLASEGARVASVSRTEANAKKTAEEINATRADAARAYAVDVAEQDAVQKAAGQILEEFGRVDILVNNAGVTRDGLSMRMPLEDWDTVLNTNLKGAFNFTQALMRPMIKQRSGRIINISSVIGLIGNAGQANYAASKAGLIGLTKSLARELASRGITVNAVAPGLIETDMTGVLSDEVRQGILQKVPLGKLGHPDDIASAVAFLASPEAKYITGQVLTVDGGMVM, encoded by the coding sequence ATGAGATTCGAAAACCAGGTCGCGGTCGTGACGGGAGCGGGGAGGGGGATTGGGCACGCTATTGCCGTTCGTCTCGCCAGCGAAGGCGCGCGGGTCGCTTCCGTCAGCCGCACTGAGGCAAATGCGAAAAAGACGGCCGAGGAGATCAACGCGACCCGGGCCGACGCGGCCAGGGCGTACGCCGTCGATGTTGCCGAACAGGACGCGGTCCAGAAAGCGGCCGGACAAATCCTGGAGGAGTTCGGGCGCGTCGACATCCTGGTGAACAATGCCGGTGTGACCCGGGACGGCCTCAGCATGCGGATGCCGCTGGAGGATTGGGACACCGTTTTGAACACGAATTTGAAAGGCGCGTTCAATTTCACCCAGGCGCTGATGCGGCCGATGATCAAGCAACGGAGCGGCCGGATCATCAACATCAGTTCCGTCATTGGCCTGATCGGCAATGCGGGCCAGGCAAATTACGCCGCCAGCAAGGCCGGGTTGATCGGCCTCACGAAATCGCTCGCGCGCGAACTGGCCAGCCGCGGCATCACCGTCAATGCCGTGGCCCCGGGGTTGATCGAGACCGACATGACCGGTGTGCTTTCCGACGAAGTGCGCCAGGGCATCCTGCAAAAAGTGCCACTCGGAAAGCTTGGCCATCCTGACGACATCGCCAGCGCCGTGGCGTTTCTCGCTTCGCCGGAAGCGAAATACATCACCGGGCAGGTGCTGACGGTCGATGGCGGGATGGTGATGTAG
- a CDS encoding AAA family ATPase, which yields MSFTRTGAFEYLNRAHERGRLGHAYLISGPPGSGKRALASDLSNLVSGTQSEDVFSAPPPGVYLAEPESKSRRIVIEQIRALEHTLQMRSGNGHRKVAIIAEADRLMPQAANAFLKTLEEPPKDSLLILLSAMPEVLPDTILSRCVAVPLAAEEKAVLSAEEKEMIELLGQTAKSKAEGIQAAYYLAGQFQRLLRQIRQTIQEENDAAEKAEVARYKNTTDGAWLDDREDYYKALTESRYLRRRAGLVEILFLWWSDVLRANTGVARRELPSAKRETEALAARLETPDVLRRIRRLEDMRDHLGRNIQEALAVEVAFLSVFVW from the coding sequence ATGTCCTTCACCCGCACCGGCGCCTTCGAGTACCTCAACCGCGCGCACGAGCGCGGTCGCCTCGGCCACGCCTATTTGATTTCCGGCCCGCCCGGCAGCGGCAAGCGGGCGCTCGCCTCCGACCTGTCGAATCTGGTTTCGGGAACGCAATCCGAGGACGTGTTCAGCGCACCGCCGCCCGGTGTCTATCTGGCGGAGCCGGAATCGAAATCACGCCGGATCGTGATCGAACAGATCCGCGCCCTCGAACACACCTTGCAAATGCGGAGCGGCAATGGTCACCGGAAAGTCGCCATTATCGCCGAGGCTGATCGCCTGATGCCGCAAGCCGCGAACGCATTTCTAAAAACGTTGGAGGAACCGCCCAAAGATTCGCTTCTGATTCTCCTGAGCGCCATGCCGGAGGTTTTGCCCGACACGATTCTTTCGCGTTGCGTGGCCGTTCCGCTCGCCGCCGAAGAAAAAGCGGTGCTCTCGGCTGAAGAGAAAGAGATGATCGAGTTGCTCGGGCAAACGGCAAAGTCGAAAGCGGAGGGGATTCAGGCGGCATATTATTTAGCCGGGCAGTTTCAACGTTTGCTTCGCCAGATTCGCCAAACGATCCAGGAAGAGAATGACGCGGCGGAGAAGGCTGAAGTGGCCCGCTACAAGAACACGACCGACGGCGCGTGGCTTGATGATCGGGAGGATTACTATAAGGCGCTGACCGAAAGCCGGTATCTGCGCCGGCGCGCCGGTCTGGTCGAGATTCTTTTTCTTTGGTGGTCGGACGTTCTGCGAGCGAATACGGGCGTTGCGCGCCGGGAACTTCCGAGCGCGAAGCGCGAAACGGAAGCGCTCGCCGCCCGGCTAGAGACGCCGGATGTTTTGCGGCGAATCCGACGCCTGGAAGACATGCGCGATCATCTCGGACGAAACATCCAGGAAGCGCTCGCCGTCGAAGTGGCCTTTCTGAGCGTGTTTGTGTGGTAG
- the tmk gene encoding dTMP kinase — translation MARGLFITFEGSEGCGKSTQALGLATRLEQAGLRTLVTREPGGTAIGEKIRDLLQFAPESFAMTPETELLLFEASRAQLVRETIAPALEQGMIVISDRFFDSTTVYQGVARKLPPEIVQTLNAFAIGDARPDVTFLLDVDVETARQRMLRRVRPVEVKDRMEQEPIEFYERVSAGYRDLAQSEPDRFILIDGAQSADAIEAQVWTAVQSQIANRKSQI, via the coding sequence ATGGCTCGCGGCCTGTTCATCACATTCGAAGGCTCGGAAGGCTGCGGAAAATCGACGCAGGCGCTTGGGCTCGCAACCCGGCTCGAGCAGGCGGGTCTGCGCACGCTCGTCACCCGCGAGCCCGGCGGCACCGCCATCGGGGAAAAGATCCGCGACCTGTTGCAGTTTGCTCCGGAGAGTTTCGCCATGACGCCGGAAACGGAGCTGCTGCTCTTCGAAGCCAGCCGCGCCCAGCTCGTCCGCGAAACGATTGCGCCCGCCCTGGAACAGGGGATGATCGTCATCTCCGATCGCTTTTTCGATTCGACCACCGTCTATCAGGGCGTCGCGCGCAAGCTCCCGCCGGAGATTGTCCAAACCCTGAACGCCTTCGCCATCGGCGACGCCCGCCCCGACGTGACCTTCCTCCTCGACGTCGACGTCGAGACCGCTCGGCAACGGATGCTTCGCCGCGTTCGTCCGGTTGAAGTGAAAGACCGGATGGAACAGGAACCCATCGAATTCTACGAACGCGTCTCCGCCGGCTATCGCGACCTCGCCCAATCCGAGCCCGATCGTTTCATCCTGATCGACGGCGCCCAATCCGCCGATGCAATCGAAGCCCAGGTCTGGACGGCGGTTCAATCGCAAATCGCAAATCGCAAATCGCAAATCTGA
- a CDS encoding EVE domain-containing protein, whose protein sequence is MKQFWLVKQEPSAYSWTDFVRDGKTAWTGVRNFTARNNLRAMRNGDAAFFYHSVTEKAVVGIAKVVREAYPDPTAKEGDWSAVDLAPDKALSKPVPLEEIKKNAKLKQMALLRLSRLSVQPVTSAEFEEIVRMAR, encoded by the coding sequence GTGAAACAATTCTGGCTGGTGAAACAGGAACCGTCGGCCTACTCGTGGACCGACTTTGTCCGCGACGGCAAAACAGCGTGGACGGGCGTGCGGAATTTCACCGCCCGGAACAATCTTCGCGCGATGCGCAACGGCGACGCGGCGTTTTTCTATCACAGCGTGACGGAAAAGGCGGTGGTCGGGATCGCGAAGGTCGTGCGGGAAGCGTATCCCGATCCGACGGCAAAAGAAGGCGACTGGAGCGCGGTTGATTTGGCGCCGGACAAGGCGTTGTCCAAACCGGTGCCCCTCGAGGAGATCAAGAAAAACGCGAAGCTGAAGCAAATGGCGCTGCTGCGTTTGTCCCGGCTCTCGGTTCAACCGGTGACGAGCGCCGAATTTGAAGAGATTGTTCGCATGGCAAGGTAG
- a CDS encoding polysaccharide deacetylase family protein, translated as MTGATATTLSPLFALSAETDRDALIVSVHDVAPVTQAAVEKILSELCQHRVSVCSLLVVPNYHHRGSSTEDKVFVRWLQELEANGHEIVIHGYFHQRPRREKEKVTHKFFTRLYTSDEGEFYDLDYDEAFRRISKARAEFVAAGLTPRGFIAPAWLLGPDAERAAAEAEMEYTTRLTCVRDLRSGENFHARTLVYSLRSGWRRLASLAWNRALAAPLADAPLARVSIHPPDRDHPDIWDQILRLTDRLIESRTATTYRDWVAERRARRGA; from the coding sequence GTGACCGGCGCCACTGCGACAACGTTGTCTCCCCTTTTCGCGCTCTCGGCGGAAACGGACCGGGATGCGTTGATCGTGTCGGTGCATGATGTGGCTCCGGTCACTCAGGCTGCGGTCGAGAAAATCCTGAGCGAGCTTTGCCAGCATCGGGTGTCGGTTTGTTCGCTCCTGGTAGTGCCGAATTATCATCACCGCGGCTCCTCGACGGAGGACAAGGTGTTCGTCCGATGGCTCCAGGAACTCGAGGCGAACGGACATGAGATCGTGATCCACGGTTATTTTCACCAGCGGCCCCGGCGAGAGAAAGAAAAGGTAACCCATAAATTTTTTACCCGGCTTTACACCAGTGACGAAGGCGAATTCTATGATCTCGATTACGACGAAGCGTTCCGCCGCATCTCCAAGGCCCGGGCTGAATTCGTCGCGGCGGGACTGACGCCTCGCGGTTTCATCGCGCCCGCCTGGCTTCTCGGCCCCGACGCGGAACGCGCGGCGGCGGAAGCGGAAATGGAATACACGACCCGGCTGACCTGCGTGCGCGACTTGCGGTCTGGAGAGAACTTTCACGCGCGAACCCTCGTTTACAGTCTCCGGAGCGGCTGGCGGCGCCTCGCCAGTCTGGCTTGGAACCGCGCCCTGGCGGCGCCTCTGGCCGACGCGCCCCTGGCTCGCGTTAGTATTCATCCGCCCGATCGAGACCATCCCGATATCTGGGACCAGATTCTGCGGCTGACCGACCGGTTGATCGAAAGCCGGACGGCAACGACTTACCGTGATTGGGTGGCCGAAAGGCGCGCCCGGCGCGGCGCCTAG